TCGGTTGGTTGGATTGCCGAGGGTCAAAATCGTTGGGCGCCAGTAAATTCTGTAGCAATGGCACCACGGTGGTGAGCTGTTCGTAGATCTCCTCGCCGCGTGCGGATAGCCGGAAGCCGCCAGGGTCGCGCACCAGCAGCGGGTCGTCGAGTACCCGGCGCAGCCGTTGCAGGGCCCGGCTCATGGCCGGCTGGCTCAGTCCCACCCGGGCCGCGGCCCGCGACACCTGCCGTTCCTCCAACAGCGCGACCAGCGGTGTGAGCAGGTTGAGATCGACCCGATCAATATGCGTGGTGAGCATGCTCGCCATCCTAAGTATGCATGTGACTGCAGGCCGCGGACCGGGCAAGCTCGTTGTCATGGACAAGAAAGTCGTGTTGATCACCGGTGCCTCGAGCGGCTTCGGCAAGATGATCGCCGAGGCGCTCGCCCGGTCCGGTCATACGGTGTATGCCACCATGCGCGACACCACGGGCCGCAATGCCCCGCAGGTGCAGGCCTACACCGAACTGGCCCAGACGGCCGGTGTCGACCTGCGGCCACTCGAGATGGACGTACAGGACGAGGCGTCCGTGGCCACCGCGGTGGATCGTGTGATGTCCGACGGCGCGGGTGTTGACGTCGTGGTGCACAACGCGGGTCACATGGTGTACGGGCCCGCGGAGGCCTTCACCCCCGATCAGCTGGCCACCCTCTACGACGTCAATGTGGTGGGTACGCAACGGGTCAACCGGGCGGTACTGCCGCATATGCGCCGACGCCGGGAAGGGCTGCTGGTGTGGGTGTCGAGCAGTAGCTGCGCCGGGGGCACCCCGCCGTATCTGGCACCGTACTTCGCGGCGAAGAATGCGATGGATGCCCTGGCGGTGTCCTATGCCCGTGAACTCAGCCTCTGGGGTATCGAGACCTCGATCATCGTTCCGGGTGCATTCACCTCGGGCACAAACCATTTCGCACACGCCGGGACGCCGGGAGATGACGCCGTGGTCGCCGAATACGAGGCGGGTCCGTATGCCGGCTTCGGCGTGCGGGTTCAGGAGGCGTTCAACTCGATCATCCCTGCGGACGCCGACCCTGGCGCTGTCGCCGAGGCTGTTGCGGAGGTGGTGGCCGCACCGTTCGGCAGCCGGCCGTTTCGGGTGCACATCGACCCCAGCCAGGACGGCGCCGACGTCGGCTTCGCCGTTCTGGACCGTCTCAAGGCCGAGATGTTGCACCGGGTGGGGCTGGCCCAGTTGCTCACCCCTTCGGCGCGCGGCGCCGAGTAGTTCTATCTCACATCACTTCTGAGGAGACAGTCATGAAGATTTCCGGTAACACCGTGTTCATTCCCGGCGCCACCAGCGGTATCGGGCTGGAACTGGCAATTGCTCTGCAAGCCAAGGGAAATACCGTCATCGTGGGTGGCCGTAGGCGCGAGCTGCTCGACAGCATCGCCGCCGAGCACGGCCTGGACACGGTGCGCATCGACACCGCCGACCCCGCCAGCATCACCGCCGTGACCGCCGACGTGCTGGCGGCGCACCCAGATCTCAACGTGCTCATCACCATGGCCGGGGTGATGTACATCGAAGATTGGCACCATCCCGAGAACTTCCTGGCCTCGGCCGAATCCACCATCACCACCAATGTGCTCGGACCCATCCGGCTGATCGCCGGTTTCATCGAGCACCTGCAGGCCCAGCCGGATGCCACCGTCATCACGGTCTCGTCGGGTCTGGGCTTCACCCCGCTCAAGGTCACTCCGAGTTACAACGCGTCGAAGGCCGCCATCCATCTGCTCACCGAGACCCTGCGGTTGCAGTTCGCCGGATCCACCGTCGAATTCAAGGAGCTCCAACCGCCCGCGGTCAGGACCGACCTGGTCCCCGGGCAGCGGGACAGCGAATGGGCCATGCCCCTTGAGGATTTCGTCGCCGAGGTGATGGACATCCTGGAGAACCAGCCGGATGCCAAGGAGATTCAGGTCGAGAGCGTCAAGTTCCTGCGCTACTCCGAGGTCCGGGGCGATTACGACCACGCGGTCGCCGTCCTCAACGCCTCCGACCCGAACAGCAACTGATCCGGATCCTGTGACGATCGCGGACGTGCGGCGGACTCAAGCCACTCGACACCCGGCCGGTGGTTTCCTCTCCACCGGCCGGGTCGTGTCACCGTGATGCGTACCGGCAGTCGGCGACGTTGCCGAACCCATTGACAAATTAATTTGTCAAGGCGACCATGGGAGCGTGCTCGAGGTCGAGGTGATCGCCGATCCTGGTGCCGCCGCATCCGCGTTGGATCCGATTCGCGGCAGGCTGCTGGCAGAACTGTCCGAACCGGCCTCGGCCGCCGCGTTGGCCACCCGCGTCGGCGTCACCAGGCAGAAGGTCAACTACCACCTGCGCGCACTGGAAAAGCACGGGCTGGTGACCAGCGCCGGGGAACGTCGGTGGGGCGGACTGACCGAACGCCTGATGGTCGCGACGGCCACTTCCTACGTCGTCTCCCCAGGGGTGCTCGGCCCGCTCGCCGCCGATCCGGGTCAGGCACGCGACCGTGCGTCGGCGAGTTATCTGATCTCGGTGGCCGCCCGCGCGGTCCGCGAGGTCGGTGAGCTGTGGCGGGCGGCCCGCGACCACCGGAAGCGGTTGGCGACGCTCACGATCGACACCGCGGTGACATTCCGATCCGCCGCCGACCGAGCCGCGTTCACCGAAGAACTGGCGCATGCGGTGACCGCGCTGGTCGCGCGGTATCACGACGAATCCGAATCCGGCGGCCGCAGGCATCGCGTCGTGCTGGCGGCCTATCCGATGCCCGCCACGGGGCAGTTAGGGGAACACTGACATGCCGCTGAAGAAGGATGACGAAGGCCGCCGCTGGGTCGAGATGGAGTTCCTGGTGCCGGGCACGCCGGAACAGGTGTGGCAGGCCATCGCCACCGGTTCGGGGATGAGTGCGTGGTTCACCCCCACCACAGTCGAGGAACACGTCGGCGGGACAATCGAATTCGACTTCGGCGACGGGGCCGTGAGCTCCGCGGTCGTCACCGAGTGGCAGCCGCCGAAGCGCCTCGGCTATGAGGAGCGCGACTGGAGCGGTGACGCACCGCCGCTGGCCACCGAAGTCGTCGTCACCAGCGTCTCCGGTGACCGCTGCGTGGTCCGTATGGTGCACAGTCTGTTCACCGACCGCGACGACTGGGATGACGAGATGGAGGGCTTCGAGACCGGTTGGCCCGGGTTCTTCGACGTGCTGCGCATCTACCTTCGTGACTTTCCCGGGCAGCCCGCGGCCGCAGCTTTCGCCGCTACCGGTCATCCGGGCGACATGGTGCAGGCGTGGGCGGAGCTGTCCCCGGCGGTGGGCATCGCGGGACTCGATGTGGGACGCCGATATGAGACACCGCCCGGTGTGCCGCACCTGGCAGGCACCGTCGAAAAGGTCCACCACACCGAGGACTTCCGCAATGTCATGGTCCGGTTGGAATCACCGGCCCCAGGTATCGCGCTGGTCGGTGGGTGTCGACCCGGTGACCGGGTCAGGCTGTCGGTCGGTCTGTACTTGTACGGCGATGCCGCGGCCGACACCGCCGCGGCGGAAGCACCGAAATGGCGGTCGTGGATGGCGCAGTTGGGCGGGTGAGACGATCGCGTGGTGGATGACGCGGTGACCTCGACGCGCTCGACATCGGGTTCGGGTTGGCGCGGAACCGCACTGCTTCGCCCTGGCGTGTTGGCGTTCTCCGGGTCCATCGGACCGACAGGTCACCATGCCCACCACGCGGTGCAGGTGATGACGGGTGCGACCCCCTTGACGGTCATCGACGGCCACGGTGTACCGCACTCCGGCGCCACCATTGCGGTGCCCGCGGACGCCAGGCACCGCATCGCAGTCGGCGCCGACGACGGCGTCGTCATCTTCCTGGAACCGGAGACCGCGGCAGGCCAGGCCGCACACCGGCGTAGCGCCACGTCGGGGTGGGTCACCGCGGATGTTCTCGGTATGCCGGGTCACCGGCCGCTGTCCGATGTGGTCGCCAACTTCGTGCGCCGACTGACGCCGAGCGGACCTGCCGCACCCGTCGAGCCGTCCGAGCGCCACCATGCGGTGGAGTCGGCGCTGCGCCTGTTGCCGGAGATGGTGGCGCAGGGACCGGTGAGCGGCACCGCCTTGGCGGCAGAGGTCGGTGTCTCGGTGAGCCGGCTGACCCACTTGTTCAGCGAGCAGGTCGGGCTGCCACTGCGGCGCTACGTGCTGTGGTCTCGGTTGCGCGTGGCAATCGTCAATGTTCAGAACGGCGCCGACCTGACCGGAGCCGCTCATGCCGCGGGATTCTCGGACAGCGCACACCTGACCCGCACCACGCGGACCATGTTCGGTTTGCCTCCTTCGATCCTCAGCCGGCACGTGCGTTGGGACCTCGCAGGTCTCGAATAGCCGAATCATTCAAGCTTCAAGGGTGCCGTAGCGTCGAACATCGACGGCATGAACGCCGTGATCACTGCTCACCCGCTGCAGACGATGGCCCGCTACGGCTACGTACCGTTCATGCTCGTCGGCCTCAACGGTGCAGGCGTCGCCCTGACCTCCGCGGGTGCACCGAAATACTGGCTGCTGGTGCTCTTGGTGGTCGCCATCGCGGCCTCATTCGGCGTCGAGCGCGTCATTCCCTACGACCCTGCGTGGAACCAGGATCGCGCCGACAGCGTCCGCGACCGCATCCACGTCGCAGTCAACGAGACCCTGATCCTCGCCAGCGTGTCAGCGATTCCCCTCCTGGCCGCGGTTGTTCCGGCGCCCGGTCTCTGGCCGAAACACTGGCCCTTACTGCTGCAGGTACTGGTCGCCATCCTCATCGCCGACTTCGGGATCACGGTGGTGCACTTGGTCAGCCACAAGATCGGCGTGCTGTGGCGGTTCCATGCCGTGCACCACAGCATCACCCGTTTCTACGGACTCAACGGGTTGATGAAGCACCCCTTGCACCAGACCGTGGAGATGGCCGCCGGTGTCGCGCCCCTCATCCTGGTCGGCCTGCCGTTCGAGGTGGCCTCCGTACTCGCCCTGGCCGTGGCGATCCAACTGCTGTTGCAGCACTCCAACGCCGATTACCGAGTCGGCCCCGCCAGGTACCTCCTCGCCCTCAACGAAGGGCACCGCTTCCATCACCTGAAGTGGGCCGGGATCGGCGACGTCAACTTCGGGCTGTTCACCCTGCTGTGGGATCACCTGTTCCGGACGTACTCCTACGACCCCACGCGCCGGTTCGATTCGAACCAACTCGGCATGGCCGCGAAACCGGACTACCCGACCGGCTACCTCCGTCAGATGGTGTTCCCGTTCACCGCAGATGGGGGTTGCGCGTCGAAAGGGACGCCCGTTAGCGCGGACAAGGTCGGCGTCGAACCCGATGTGTACGGACAGGACACCGGTGCGGCGGGCGGGTAACGGAGTAGCGTTGCATAGTGGTTCTAGGTAAAACGCGGGCGAGAACCTGAGGCAGTGGTAGCGCTCGACCGAAAGGCAAGGGGGTGACAGCGTGATCTGGGGCGATCTCACGATCCTGGCCGGCGTGATGGCGCTTTCGTTCGGGGCATGCGTGTTCGTCTACGTCACCCGGCTGGAGAACCGGACGCCCGCTGCACTGGGCGAACAGGTGGGTGCCCACAAGGCGGTGCTGGCCAAGGTGCGCAAGCGTCAACCGTTGACCCGGGACGAGTTCGAATACGCCACCGAGCTGGTGACCGACGCCCGGTCACCGCTGGCGTACGCCATCCCGGCCGTCCTGTTCAGCATGGGGTTCTTCTACGTGGTCGGCTGCCTCTACGAGTTGCATGTGCACGGTGGGAATCCGTCGTTCCGCACGTTCATCGGCGGTATCCCGATGTTGACCTCGATGAACATCGCCGCCCAACTGCGCCGTGTCGCGCGGTTGAAGAACAAGCTGCGCGACGCCGCAGTGATCGCACCTGAGCCGGAAACCGAACCAGAAACGCAGACCCGGAGCAACTTTCACTTGCGCGACGGTGCGACCGCGGGATCGTCGTCCTCCCACAGCAACAGTTGACGCACCGCGGCGCGGGAACCGTACGGCTGCAGCATCTGGCTGGCCGGACGGGGCCGCACCCGCAGTGGCCACCAGAACCAGCGGCCGAGCAGCGCGGCGATCGACGGCGTCATGAACGAACGCACGATCAGCGTGTCGAACAGCAGACCCAGAGCGATCGTCGTCCCGATCTGGCCGAGCACCCGCAGGTCGGCGAAGATGAACGACGCCATGGTGGCCGCGAATACGAGGCCGGCTGCCGTGACCACCGAGCCGGAACCGGCCATGGCGCGGATGATGCCGGTGTTGAGCCCGGCGCCGATCTCCTCCTTGAAGCGGGAGATCAGCAGCAGGTTGTAGTCCGACCCCACGGCCAGGAGCAGGATCACGGCCAGCGCCAACACGATCCAGTACAACTCGATGCCGAGAATCTCCTGCCAGATGAGCACCGACAGCCCGAACGAGGCGCCCAACGACAGCGCCACGGTGCCCACGATCACGAGCGCTGCGACCACGCTGCGGGTGATGAACAACATCACCAACAGGATCAGGGTGAGGGCCGCGATGGCGGCGATCATCAGATCGTATTTCGCGCCGTCGGCGATGTCCTTGTAGGTGGCCGCGGTGCCGGCGAGGTAGATCTTGGACCCGGCCAGAGGTGTGCCCTTGACGGCCTCCTTGGCGGCGTGCCTGATGGCGTCGATGTGCGAAATGCCTTCGGGCGTGGCCGGATCGCCCTCATGGGTGATGATCAGGCGAGCCGCTTTACCGTCCGGGGACAGGAACAACTTGAGACCGCGCTGAAATTCGGGGTTGGTGAACGCTTCCGGCGGTAGGTAGAAGGAGTCGTCCACCTTCGCCGCGTCGTAGGCCTGGCCCAGCGCGGTCGAGTTCTGCAGCGCCGCGGCAGCCTGATCGTTGAGCCCCGAGGTGGTGGCGTAATTGGTCAAAGTCAGATCGCGGTTTGCCTGCTGACTGGCGATCTGCGGTGGAATCAGCGCAAGCAGTTTCGGTTGCAGCTCATCGAGTTTGGCGATGCTGCCCGAGACATTGGCCAACTGATCGGTCAATTCGTCGATACCGTCGAGGGCGTCGAACACCGACCGCAGCGCCGCGCACATCGGGATGTCGAAGCAGTGCGGCTCCCAG
This genomic window from Mycolicibacterium goodii contains:
- a CDS encoding SDR family oxidoreductase; this encodes MDKKVVLITGASSGFGKMIAEALARSGHTVYATMRDTTGRNAPQVQAYTELAQTAGVDLRPLEMDVQDEASVATAVDRVMSDGAGVDVVVHNAGHMVYGPAEAFTPDQLATLYDVNVVGTQRVNRAVLPHMRRRREGLLVWVSSSSCAGGTPPYLAPYFAAKNAMDALAVSYARELSLWGIETSIIVPGAFTSGTNHFAHAGTPGDDAVVAEYEAGPYAGFGVRVQEAFNSIIPADADPGAVAEAVAEVVAAPFGSRPFRVHIDPSQDGADVGFAVLDRLKAEMLHRVGLAQLLTPSARGAE
- a CDS encoding SDR family oxidoreductase; this translates as MKISGNTVFIPGATSGIGLELAIALQAKGNTVIVGGRRRELLDSIAAEHGLDTVRIDTADPASITAVTADVLAAHPDLNVLITMAGVMYIEDWHHPENFLASAESTITTNVLGPIRLIAGFIEHLQAQPDATVITVSSGLGFTPLKVTPSYNASKAAIHLLTETLRLQFAGSTVEFKELQPPAVRTDLVPGQRDSEWAMPLEDFVAEVMDILENQPDAKEIQVESVKFLRYSEVRGDYDHAVAVLNASDPNSN
- a CDS encoding ArsR/SmtB family transcription factor is translated as MLEVEVIADPGAAASALDPIRGRLLAELSEPASAAALATRVGVTRQKVNYHLRALEKHGLVTSAGERRWGGLTERLMVATATSYVVSPGVLGPLAADPGQARDRASASYLISVAARAVREVGELWRAARDHRKRLATLTIDTAVTFRSAADRAAFTEELAHAVTALVARYHDESESGGRRHRVVLAAYPMPATGQLGEH
- a CDS encoding SRPBCC family protein translates to MPLKKDDEGRRWVEMEFLVPGTPEQVWQAIATGSGMSAWFTPTTVEEHVGGTIEFDFGDGAVSSAVVTEWQPPKRLGYEERDWSGDAPPLATEVVVTSVSGDRCVVRMVHSLFTDRDDWDDEMEGFETGWPGFFDVLRIYLRDFPGQPAAAAFAATGHPGDMVQAWAELSPAVGIAGLDVGRRYETPPGVPHLAGTVEKVHHTEDFRNVMVRLESPAPGIALVGGCRPGDRVRLSVGLYLYGDAAADTAAAEAPKWRSWMAQLGG
- a CDS encoding AraC family transcriptional regulator; translated protein: MDDAVTSTRSTSGSGWRGTALLRPGVLAFSGSIGPTGHHAHHAVQVMTGATPLTVIDGHGVPHSGATIAVPADARHRIAVGADDGVVIFLEPETAAGQAAHRRSATSGWVTADVLGMPGHRPLSDVVANFVRRLTPSGPAAPVEPSERHHAVESALRLLPEMVAQGPVSGTALAAEVGVSVSRLTHLFSEQVGLPLRRYVLWSRLRVAIVNVQNGADLTGAAHAAGFSDSAHLTRTTRTMFGLPPSILSRHVRWDLAGLE
- a CDS encoding sterol desaturase family protein, producing the protein MNAVITAHPLQTMARYGYVPFMLVGLNGAGVALTSAGAPKYWLLVLLVVAIAASFGVERVIPYDPAWNQDRADSVRDRIHVAVNETLILASVSAIPLLAAVVPAPGLWPKHWPLLLQVLVAILIADFGITVVHLVSHKIGVLWRFHAVHHSITRFYGLNGLMKHPLHQTVEMAAGVAPLILVGLPFEVASVLALAVAIQLLLQHSNADYRVGPARYLLALNEGHRFHHLKWAGIGDVNFGLFTLLWDHLFRTYSYDPTRRFDSNQLGMAAKPDYPTGYLRQMVFPFTADGGCASKGTPVSADKVGVEPDVYGQDTGAAGG